The Kiritimatiellia bacterium genomic sequence CGTCCGAGACTGAGTCGACAATGGCCCGGCGATCTTCCATCCGGCCGCTCCGGGAGATCAGCGAAATCAACATGACCCCGCTGATCGACCTGACGTTTTTGCTTCTGATCACCTTTATCATCACGATGCCGCTGCTCGAGCAGGGGATTCCGGTGAACCTGCCGAAGGGCCGCGCGCAGGACATGGACACGCCCGTTTCGCGCACGATCACGCTCGACGCGGAGGGCCGGATCTATCTGGAAAAAGTTTCGGTCACCCTGTCGCAGCTCGGGGAGCAGATGAAGGCGCTCGCCCAGGCGGAGCCCAGCCTGACGGTGATGGTCCGCGCCGATGAGCGGCTCCAGTACGGAAAAGTGGTCGAGGTCATGCGCGCACTGTACGAGGCGAATGTGACGCGCCTCGGATTGGTGACCACGCCGGACGCGCCGGCCCGGAGATAGACGAGATGCCGTGGGCCCCGCTCGCGCCGCGCCCGGCCGAATCCGCAGAAGCGTCTCGCTTCAGGCGGGCGTTTCTGATTTCGACGGCCGGGCATCTCTTGTTCCTGCTGATCGTCGTCGTTGCGCCGTTTATCGTCCGCTGGGTCACCCGGCCGCCGAAACGTGAAATAGTTACCTTCGTGGAGCTGGTGCCGCCTCCGCCGCCCGCGCCACCGGTCACTCGCCCCGAGCCGCCCAAGCCGCAGCCGCCCAGCCCGAAGAAGGAGGAACCGAAACCTTCGCCAATCCCCGAAAAACCGCCAGAGAAGCCTAGGCCGGAGAAACCGAAAATTCAGGTTAGCACCAACCGGATCGTGCGGCCCGCCGAGCCGCGGCCGCCCCGTCCGCAGCAGCCGGCCCTGACCCCTGAGCAGATCCGAAAGCTGCTCGAGGCAAATATCCGTTTCAACCCCGCGAGCCCGCCGGCCGCGACGATCGACGATCTTTCGCTCTACTATGCAATCGTTCGCGACGCGATGTATGCCGCCTGGATTCAACCGAGCGCCGTGGCCCGCGGCCTCCGCGCGGAGGCGTCGATCCGCGTCTTGCGGAATGGCGCGGTGACCCAGCGGCGGCTCACGCGGCCGTCCGGCAACCGGCTGATGGACGATTCCGTGATGCAGGCGCTGAACAGCGTGTCGATGTTGCGCCCGCTGCCGCCCGAGATCCGCGAGCCGCACCTGGATATCACCATCGAGTTTGTGGTCGGCGAATGATCGGATGCGATCAGCGTTGACCGCCGCCGGATTCTGACCCAACCTGCTGCATCGGTCGGTCGCTCGGGTTCTTGCACGCCCGCGTGCCGGCCGGAAATTTTCCATTGAATGGAAATTTTTGGGAAGGATTTTCCATAGCATGGAAATTTTTTGCGGCATTTTTACAGAGCATGGAATTTTTCGCTCCGCGCGCGGCGCGCTCTGCTTGGCGCTGCTGGCGGCCGGGTGCCTGACCGAATCGTCCTGGGCGCAGGTGAGGGTGGTCAAGGGGGCGGGGCAAAAGACATCGATCGACTGGTCCGCGTACCAGGCGCTGGATGCGGACGGCCAATTGTTCCTGAAGGTCCTGACGGATGACTTGATCCGATCGGGCTGGTTTGCGCGCGCGCCCGCGGGTTCGGGGGAGCTTGCGCTGACGGGAGAGGCGGGGGGCCGTAGCGTCCAGGCGGTCGTTTTCAACCGCGGA encodes the following:
- a CDS encoding biopolymer transporter ExbD; this encodes MARRSSIRPLREISEINMTPLIDLTFLLLITFIITMPLLEQGIPVNLPKGRAQDMDTPVSRTITLDAEGRIYLEKVSVTLSQLGEQMKALAQAEPSLTVMVRADERLQYGKVVEVMRALYEANVTRLGLVTTPDAPARR
- a CDS encoding TonB C-terminal domain-containing protein, with amino-acid sequence MPWAPLAPRPAESAEASRFRRAFLISTAGHLLFLLIVVVAPFIVRWVTRPPKREIVTFVELVPPPPPAPPVTRPEPPKPQPPSPKKEEPKPSPIPEKPPEKPRPEKPKIQVSTNRIVRPAEPRPPRPQQPALTPEQIRKLLEANIRFNPASPPAATIDDLSLYYAIVRDAMYAAWIQPSAVARGLRAEASIRVLRNGAVTQRRLTRPSGNRLMDDSVMQALNSVSMLRPLPPEIREPHLDITIEFVVGE